In the Naumovozyma dairenensis CBS 421 chromosome 4, complete genome genome, one interval contains:
- the NDAI0D04730 gene encoding uncharacterized protein (similar to Saccharomyces cerevisiae CRN1 (YLR429W); ancestral locus Anc_4.309) produces MAMDSKIVQNSKYRYVYGKNAKKDLQYENIKVTTNPWDSNLIKCNEKFIAVNWFSSGSVGSFAILRIDQVGKLPDQISLFKGHKSQILDTDFDPFNTYRIASASDDCSIGIWDIPKNYSPSTYLDDEENIPKDISPSFFLYGHARKVGHILYHPTIPNILASSSLDYSVKIWNIGTKKDEITLRHSDMVTSMSFSYDGAYLATISRDKMLRIWDIRENKIISETRAHRGPKIQRVLWLGDSNYVVTTGFSKTCERQIGLWNAFQLRNNGKSKFYGIDQSSGLLMPFFDNLTKILYVVGRGDANIRYYEFQNNELLQLSQYQSLEPQRGFSILPRSLCNGKGNELMKCLRLVDGNRIVPVSFFVPRRVEGFQKEKTSTSSKPQITMSASEWFGQKSDKVIMSNKTNVLSLNNSSKSLMNPRGITEHGNEKSLSVTDAFSPPTSINEDSNISIPSLRISKLRRREEPPLARSYLRSISSEEEKRTRRRITSQKNRLISGLSDSPIKKGEEILRPEEESSSVNLTEAEDRKVAKITPQVAATSTEEPSIKQLSNTLKWNDNQIGVSLSINTPNTKIASIDIKKQSNSLGSTLAIHISMNALTFNMQSENLFRDSVLDNIASLGNHVTTLEDNLKYLQDMDTSHLARLRSLEQKIQILEEKTARD; encoded by the coding sequence ATGGCTATGGATTCCAAGATAGttcaaaattcaaaatatagATATGTATACGGTAAGAATGCGAAAAAGGATCTTcaatatgaaaatattaaggTGACGACGAATCCATGGGATTCAAATCTAATTAAAtgtaatgaaaaattcataGCAGTAAATTGGTTTTCTTCAGGCAGCGTTGGTTCATTTGCCATTTTACGAATAGACCAAGTGGGTAAACTGCCTGATCAAATTTCCCTATTTAAAGGTCATAAATCTCAAATTCTAGATACAGACTTTGATCCATTCAATACCTATAGAATTGCATCTGCATCTGATGATTGTAGCATTGGAATATGGGATATTCCAAAGAATTATTCACCTTCTACATATTTAGATGATGAGGAAAATATACCTAAAGATATTAGTCCGtcctttttcttatatGGGCATGCGAGGAAGGTGGGTcatatattatatcatcCGACAATTCCAAATATATTAGCATCTTCTTCCTTAGATTACTCAGTAAAAATATGGAACATAGGGACAAAGAAGGACGAAATTACATTAAGACATTCAGACATGGTCACTTCAATGTCCTTCTCATATGATGGGGCATATCTGGCCACAATAAGCCGTGATAAGATGTTGCGAATATGGGATATACgtgaaaataaaatcattagTGAAACGAGAGCACATAGAGGTCCTAAGATACAAAGAGTCCTGTGGCTTGGTGATTCAAATTATGTAGTTACCACTGGATTTTCTAAGACATGTGAACGGCAAATTGGACTCTGGAATGCATTCcaattaagaaataatgGAAAGAGCAAATTTTATGGAATTGACCAATCCTCTGGTTTACTAATGCCAttttttgataatcttACCAAAATCTTATACGTTGTCGGGAGGGGTGATGCAAATATTAGATATTatgaattccaaaataatgaattattacaattatCACAGTACCAATCTTTAGAACCACAACGGGGATTTTCCATTTTACCGAGATCTTTGTGTAATGGGAAAGGTAATGAGCTCATGAAATGTTTGAGATTGGTAGATGGTAATCGTATTGTTCCAGTCTCATTTTTCGTGCCACGAAGAGTAGAAGGATttcaaaaggaaaaaactTCAACTAGCTCCAAACCTCAAATAACAATGTCTGCTAGCGAATGGTTCGGTCAAAAATCAGACAAAGTTATAATGTCGAATAAGACAAATGTGCTTAGCTTAAATAACTCTTCCaaatcattaatgaatCCGCGAGGGATCACAGAACATGGAAACGAAAAAAGCTTGTCTGTAACTGATGCCTTTTCACCTCCTACCTCCATCAATGAAGATTCTAATATTTCCATACCATCTTTgagaatttcaaaattacgAAGGAGGGAAGAACCACCATTAGCAAGATCATATCTTAGATCTATATCtagtgaagaagaaaagagaacGAGGAGAAGGATAACCTCTCAGAAAAATAGGCTAATAAGTGGGCTTAGTGACTCCCCCATCAAAAAAGGGGAAGAAATTTTACGTCCTGAAGAGGAGAGTTCTTCTGTGAACCTTACAGAAGCTGAAGACCGAAAAGTAGCAAAGATTACGCCACAGGTAGCTGCCACAAGCACTGAAGAACCTTCAATAAAACAGCTTTCCAATACGCTCAAATGGAATGATAACCAAATTGGTGTTTCCCTAAGTATCAATACGCCTAACACTAAAATTGCTTCAATAGACATAAAAAAGCAGAGCAATTCTCTAGGATCAACTCTTGCAATTCACATATCAATGAACGCATTAACATTCAATATGCAATCTGAAAACTTATTTAGAGACTCAGTCTTGGATAATATCGCTTCCTTAGGAAACCACGTCACTACTCTTGAAgataatttaaaatatcttcaaGACATGGATACTTCACATTTGGCTCGTCTGAGGAGTTTAGAACAAAAGATTCAAATACTCGAAGAAAAGACAGCTCGCGATTGA
- the IMD4 gene encoding IMP dehydrogenase IMD4 (similar to Saccharomyces cerevisiae IMD4 (YML056C) and IMD3 (YLR432W); ancestral locus Anc_4.312), which yields MAAVRDYKTALEHLKTYPKKDGLSVQELMDSNTRGGLTYNDFLILPGYVGFGSTDVVLRTRLTKKIALNTPFVSSPMDTVTEADMAIHMALLGGIGIIHHNCSHDEQAAMVRKVKKYENGFINSPIVVSPQTTIAEARQMKQDYGFSGFPVTENGQFPGKLLGIVTSRDIQFVEDATLPVSEIMTKDPVTSLHGITLSEGNEILRKIKKGKLLIVDEENNLVSMLSRADLMKNQNYPLASKSATTKQLLCGASIGTLPTDRIRLTKLVEAGLDVVVIDSSQGNSLFQIEMLKWIKQTYPDLEVIAGNVATREQAANLIAAGCDGLRIGMGSGSICITQEVMACGRPQGTAVYNVCQFANQFGVPCMADGGVANIGHIVKAIALGASTVMMGGMLAGTTESPGEYFFRDGKRLKSYRGMGSVDAMNKGAASASRYFSEDDKVFVAQGVAGSVVDKGSIKKFIPYLYNGLQHSCQDIGVTSVNALREEVQSGNVRFEFRTASAQLEGGINNLHSYEKRLHN from the exons atgGCTGCTGTCAGAGATTACAAAACTGCTCTTGAACACTTAAAGACCTATCCAAAGAAAGATGGGTTATCCGTTCAAGAATTAATGGATTCAAACACGAGAGGTGGTTTGACTTACAATGATTTCTTGATCTTACCAGGTTACGTTGGTTTCGGTTCTACTGATGTAGTCTTACGAACTAGATTAACCAAGAAAATCGCTTTAAACACGCCATTTGTTTCATCTCCTATGGATACTGTTACTGAAGCTGATATGGCTATTCATATGGCATTATTAGGTGGTATTGGTATCATTCATCACAATTGTTCTCATGATGAACAAGCCGCTATGGTTAGAAAAGTTAAGAAGTACGAAAATGGGTTCATTAACTCTCCTATTGTCGTTTCTCCCCAAACTACTATTGCTGAAGCTAGACAAATGAAGCAAGATTACGGCTTTTCTGGTTTTCCAGTTACTG aaaatggtCAATTCCCAGGTAAATTATTAGGTATAGTTACTTCTCGTGATATTCAATTCGTTGAAGATGCTACTTTACCAGTTTCTGAAATTATGACCAAGGATCCAGTTACCAGTTTGCATGGTATTACTTTGTCTGAAGGTAATGAAATCCTaagaaagattaagaagggtaaattattaattgtcgatgaagaaaacaacTTAGTCTCAATGCTTTCAAGAGCtgatttaatgaaaaatcaaaactaCCCATTAGCTTCCAAATCTGCTACTACCAAACAATTATTATGTGGTGCTTCCATTGGTACTTTGCCAACAGACAGAATTAGATTGACTAAATTAGTCGAAGCTGGTTTAGATGTCGTTGTCATTGACTCTTCTCAAGGTAACTCTCTTTTCCAAATTGAAATGTTGAAATGGATCAAACAAACATACCCAGACTTAGAAGTCATTGCAGGTAACGTTGCCACTAGAGAACAAGCTGCTAATTTGATTGCTGCCGGTTGTGATGGTTTAAGAATCGGTATGGGCTCTGGTTCTATTTGTATTACTCAAGAAGTTATGGCTTGTGGTAGACCACAAGGTACTGCTGTTTACAACGTTTGTCAATTTGCTAACCAATTCGGTGTTCCATGTATGGCCGATGGTGGTGTTGCTAACATTGGTCACATTGTTAAAGCTATTGCCCTAGGTGCCTCCACCGTGATGATGGGTGGTATGCTTGCTGGTACTACTGAATCTCCAGGTGAATACTTCTTTAGAGACGGTAAGAGATTAAAATCTTACCGTGGTATGGGTTCCGTTGATGCAATGAATAAAGGTGCTGCGTCTGCATCCCGTTATTTCTCTGAAGATGACAAGGTCTTTGTTGCTCAAGGTGTTGCTGGTTCTGTCGTTGACAAGGGTTCTATCAAGAAGTTCATCCCATACTTATACAATGGTCTACAACATTCTTGTCAAGATATTGGTGTTACTTCTGTTAATGCCTTACGTGAAGAAGTTCAAAGCGGTAACGTCAGGTTTGAATTTAGAACAGCTTCTGCCCAATTGGAAGGTGGTATTAATAACTTACATTCTTATGAAAAACGTTTACATAACTGA
- the SML1 gene encoding ribonucleotide reductase inhibiting protein SML1 (similar to Saccharomyces cerevisiae YLR437C and SML1 (YML058W); ancestral locus Anc_4.316): MTMDEKSKLEYLKDVNSAADRIRHHLAMSHQQEVEEANRAQAATTVVPEFKRVPLPTMNTAPPMLEKNCTSSFYESGSTLEMWEESVEQKLQNIDQDIKSNKFGAADLNTMFASGKIEEMDF; this comes from the coding sequence atgACAATGGAcgaaaaatcaaaattagaATACTTAAAGGATGTTAACTCTGCGGCTGACAGAATAAGACATCATCTTGCCATGAGCCATCAACAAGAAGTCGAAGAAGCAAACAGAGCACAAGCTGCTACTACCGTTGTCCCTGAATTCAAGCGTGTTCCATTACCAACTATGAACACTGCTCCTCCAATGTTAGAAAAGAACTGTACTTCTTCATTCTATGAATCTGGTTCCACTTTGGAAATGTGGGAAGAAAGTGTTgaacaaaaattacaaaatattgatcaagatattaaaagtaataaattcGGTGCCGCTGATTTGAACACCATGTTTGCATCTGGTAAAATCGAAGAAATGGACTTTTAA
- the NDAI0D04760 gene encoding uncharacterized protein (similar to Saccharomyces cerevisiae HUG1 (YML058W-A)) has protein sequence MPASTSTSTATETIPLAEQKLHDMTIEQQKDLYGDEQVFNNYIVNLADRVRSSIGGGYSLPKEKIEPVKANVETFPTL, from the coding sequence atgcCAGCTTCTACTTCTACATCTACCGCTACTGAAACTATTCCTCTAGCTGAACAAAAATTACATGATATGACCATTGAACAACAAAAGGATCTATATGGGGATGAACAAGTCTTCAATAATTACATTGTCAACTTAGCTGATAGAGTAAGAAGCTCCATTGGTGGTGGTTATTCATTACCAAAGGAAAAGATTGAACCAGTTAAGGCCAATGTTGAAACCTTTCCAACTCTTTAA
- the NDAI0D04770 gene encoding YbhB/YbcL family Raf kinase inhibitor-like protein (similar to Saccharomyces cerevisiae YLR179C): protein MATILKALKEQEVIPDVIKNEQFQPVGEFAIKYTTEESKVLNAQLGSYLTPLEAKSKPTTINVKFFDESLDLEHDRFTFVMTDPDAPSRTDKTYSEYCHYVETDIDLSKADAEGWRPIGNGKVVSSYIGPGPPPKTGKHRYVFLLYKQPRDLTKFTEVKGQFNWGYGIPGVGANKWASENKLDLVAADFFFSENTD from the coding sequence ATGGCCACTATCCTTAAGGCATTGAAAGAGCAAGAAGTTATTCCAGACGTGATTAAGAATGAGCAATTCCAACCCGTCGGTGAGTTTGCCATCAAATACACTACCGAAGAATCAAAAGTTTTGAATGCTCAATTGGGTAGTTATCTTACTCCATTGGAAGCCAAGTCCAAGCCAACTACTATCAATGTTAAATTCTTTGATGAAAGCTTAGACTTGGAACACGACAGATTCACCTTCGTGATGACAGATCCTGATGCTCCTTCTAGAACTGATAAAACATACAGTGAATATTGTCATTACGTGGAAACTGATATCGATTTGTCTAAGGCAGATGCGGAAGGCTGGAGACCAATCGGCAATGGTAAAGTCGTGTCTTCTTATATTGGTCCTGGCCCACCACCAAAGACAGGCAAGCATAGATACGTCTTCTTGCTATACAAACAACCAAGAGACTTGACAAAATTCACTGAAGTTAAAGGTCAGTTTAACTGGGGATATGGTATCCCAGGTGTTGGTGCTAATAAATGGGCCAGCGAAAACAAGTTGGACTTGGTGGCTGcagattttttcttctctgAAAACACCGATTAA